The proteins below come from a single bacterium BMS3Abin14 genomic window:
- a CDS encoding hypothetical protein (segregation and condensation protein B homolog): MMEKSGKALIEALLFASSKPVTADILQEITGLSGETVRETLVALAGEFDAEDRGIALKEVAGGFQIRTRPEFSEQISAMYRSRPRRRLSRSSLEALAIVAYRQPVTRSEIENIRGVDSGAVMKTLLVQGMIRILGRKESPGRPMLFGTTRDFLEYFELRDIESLPSLEEIADLGEIGPPEGESSPGSGLPTPGSG; encoded by the coding sequence ATGATGGAAAAAAGCGGAAAAGCCCTCATAGAAGCCCTGCTGTTCGCATCATCCAAACCAGTCACAGCGGATATCCTTCAGGAAATTACGGGGCTCAGCGGCGAGACCGTCCGGGAGACGCTCGTGGCCCTTGCCGGGGAGTTCGATGCCGAGGACAGGGGAATTGCCCTGAAAGAGGTCGCCGGAGGATTTCAGATACGAACGAGACCTGAATTTTCCGAGCAGATAAGCGCGATGTATCGGTCCCGGCCGAGGAGGCGCCTTTCCAGATCGAGCCTCGAGGCTCTTGCCATTGTGGCGTACAGACAGCCTGTGACGCGATCGGAGATCGAAAACATCCGCGGGGTTGACTCGGGAGCGGTAATGAAGACCCTTCTTGTCCAGGGGATGATCCGTATTCTCGGAAGAAAGGAATCTCCCGGCCGGCCCATGCTCTTCGGGACGACGAGGGATTTCCTGGAGTACTTTGAACTCAGGGACATCGAATCACTGCCCAGTTTAGAGGAGATCGCGGATCTCGGAGAAATAGGTCCACCCGAGGGGGAATCGAGTCCGGGGTCCGGGTTGCCGACTCCAGGTTCCGGTTGA
- the scpA_1 gene encoding segregation and condensation protein A — protein sequence MASSDRSPENGENTTLGDYRVELDNFQGPLDLLLHLIKKNEVDIYDIPIARLTSQYVEYLDLMRELDLDVASEFLVMASTLIHLKSRMLLPFDAEDGEEEEEKDPREELVQRLIEYQKYKRAAEEFSTRPFLGRDVFSRPEEKLPVKGEERFIEANMFQLMDAFNRILAEADRRRPHEVTREGFTVDDGIEHIEALLSNSGSVRFAELFEAGSGRRRIVTIFLAILELIKKGRLQAVQKDHDAPLRLIRVQGDAGSGPEKQEKAGQ from the coding sequence ATGGCTTCATCCGACAGGTCTCCCGAAAACGGAGAAAATACCACACTGGGCGATTATCGGGTTGAACTTGACAACTTTCAGGGGCCCCTGGATCTGCTTTTGCACCTCATCAAGAAAAACGAGGTGGATATCTACGACATCCCCATCGCCCGGCTCACCAGCCAATATGTCGAGTATCTGGACCTCATGAGGGAGCTTGATCTTGACGTTGCCAGTGAGTTCCTCGTCATGGCGTCCACCCTTATTCACCTGAAATCCCGTATGCTTCTGCCCTTTGATGCGGAGGATGGTGAGGAGGAAGAGGAGAAGGACCCCAGGGAAGAACTGGTCCAGAGGCTCATTGAGTACCAGAAGTACAAGAGGGCGGCGGAGGAGTTTTCGACACGCCCGTTTCTGGGCCGGGACGTTTTTTCGAGACCCGAGGAAAAGCTCCCTGTCAAAGGCGAGGAAAGGTTCATCGAGGCTAACATGTTTCAACTCATGGATGCTTTCAACAGGATCCTCGCCGAGGCCGACAGGAGGAGACCCCACGAGGTTACCAGGGAGGGATTCACCGTCGATGACGGCATAGAACATATTGAGGCCCTCCTCTCCAACAGTGGCAGCGTGAGGTTTGCGGAGCTTTTTGAAGCTGGTTCAGGCCGGAGGAGGATCGTCACCATATTCCTGGCGATTCTGGAACTCATCAAGAAGGGCCGGCTGCAGGCGGTACAGAAGGATCATGATGCCCCGCTCAGATTGATCAGGGTCCAGGGTGATGCCGGTTCAGGGCCGGAAAAGCAGGAGAAAGCGGGTCAATGA
- the trpS gene encoding tryptophan--tRNA ligase — translation MKRVLSGMRPTGPLHIGHYLGALSNWIDLQDKYECFYFVADWHALSTMYDDPASLENYTGDIVMDWLSVGLDPERSTLFLQSAILEHAELFVLLSMITPLSWLERVPSYKEVRQQLSHKDLSTFGFLGYPLLQTADIIIYRADFVPVGIDQLPHLELSREIVRRFNNMYGSVGKEIFPEPMHLLTEAPKVPGTDGRKMSKSYGNAIFLKDTAEEVWEKLRPMVTDPARVRRTDPGDPGKCPVFELHGFFTPEERRNEAAEGCRIASIGCIDCKKILYKEMEKALGPIRERRVVYENKPGLVGEILAHGNKRAKAECERTMDVVRRAVQLYPLSTGRLGG, via the coding sequence ATGAAACGGGTCCTTTCCGGCATGCGGCCCACTGGACCGCTTCACATAGGGCATTATCTCGGAGCGCTGAGCAACTGGATCGACCTCCAGGATAAGTACGAGTGCTTCTACTTCGTCGCCGACTGGCATGCTCTTTCCACCATGTACGATGACCCTGCCTCCCTCGAGAACTACACAGGAGACATCGTCATGGATTGGCTCAGTGTCGGGCTCGATCCGGAGCGGTCAACCCTTTTTCTCCAGTCCGCCATCCTTGAGCACGCGGAGCTTTTCGTCCTCCTCTCCATGATAACGCCCCTTTCGTGGCTCGAGAGAGTTCCCTCCTACAAGGAGGTCCGGCAGCAGCTCTCCCACAAGGACCTCTCCACCTTCGGTTTTCTGGGATACCCACTCCTTCAGACGGCCGACATCATAATCTACAGAGCCGACTTCGTGCCCGTGGGCATCGATCAGCTTCCGCACCTTGAACTGTCGCGGGAGATTGTCAGGCGCTTCAACAATATGTATGGCTCCGTCGGCAAGGAGATATTTCCGGAACCCATGCACCTGCTGACAGAGGCTCCCAAGGTCCCCGGAACAGATGGAAGGAAGATGAGCAAGAGCTATGGCAATGCCATCTTCCTGAAGGACACGGCCGAAGAGGTATGGGAAAAACTCCGTCCCATGGTCACGGACCCGGCGAGGGTCAGAAGAACCGATCCCGGCGACCCGGGAAAATGCCCGGTGTTCGAGCTTCACGGCTTCTTCACCCCGGAGGAACGGAGGAATGAGGCCGCTGAGGGGTGTCGCATAGCCTCCATCGGGTGCATCGATTGTAAAAAGATCCTTTACAAAGAGATGGAGAAGGCCCTCGGGCCGATTCGTGAGAGAAGAGTTGTTTACGAAAACAAACCCGGTCTGGTCGGGGAAATCCTTGCCCATGGAAACAAGAGGGCCAAAGCGGAGTGCGAGAGGACTATGGACGTCGTCAGAAGGGCAGTCCAGCTTTATCCTCTTTCCACGGGGAGACTGGGGGGATAA
- a CDS encoding peptidase family M50, with the protein MTARQLLPYIISLPPFLLAITVHEVAHGYIAYRKGDHTARLMGRITLNPIKHLDPIGSVLFPLMLAMSGTGIIFGWAKPVPVNSFNFKSPRKDMVSVSLAGPASNLLLAMGFALIFRILLWFPGANAIRNSAILEPLATMLVVGIQISIYLGVFNLLPIHPLDGSHILEGLLPAKQAMAYSRMARYGWIILLALLFTGVLNAIIVPFYRVIYMIIRAMFGI; encoded by the coding sequence ATGACCGCCAGACAACTTTTACCCTACATTATCAGCCTCCCGCCGTTTCTCCTTGCCATAACGGTACACGAGGTGGCCCACGGCTACATAGCCTACCGCAAGGGGGATCACACGGCGAGACTCATGGGGAGGATCACCCTGAACCCCATCAAGCACCTCGACCCTATCGGATCCGTCCTTTTTCCCCTGATGCTGGCCATGTCCGGGACGGGCATAATCTTCGGGTGGGCCAAGCCCGTACCCGTCAACTCCTTTAATTTCAAGTCTCCCAGGAAGGACATGGTGAGCGTATCCCTTGCCGGCCCCGCGAGCAACCTGCTCCTTGCCATGGGGTTCGCGCTTATATTCCGGATTCTGCTCTGGTTCCCGGGGGCCAACGCCATCAGGAACTCTGCCATTTTAGAACCCCTGGCCACCATGTTGGTTGTAGGGATCCAGATATCCATCTACCTCGGGGTGTTCAACCTTCTTCCTATCCACCCGCTGGACGGGAGTCACATACTGGAGGGCCTTCTCCCTGCCAAGCAGGCCATGGCCTATTCGCGTATGGCGCGGTACGGGTGGATCATCCTCCTGGCGCTTCTCTTTACGGGAGTGCTCAATGCGATCATCGTTCCTTTCTATCGCGTGATCTACATGATAATCAGAGCCATGTTCGGAATCTGA
- the cca_2 gene encoding multifunctional CCA protein, with the protein MEIITTHLNADFDAMASMVAAKKLYPKALMVFPGSQEKNLREFLSKTLPSGITFHRIRDIDLDTVTRMILVDIKIQGRLGPLDAVAAREDVELIIYDHHPATDRDYSGKIEIQDSVGATTTLLIEEIRKRRKKITPAEATLMAHGIYEDTGSLTFSSTTPRDLNAVAFLLKKGAKLDLVPSSIRRDLDAKQVQLLNDLLNSLDIHDIHGLHVAITVGSSEEYLGELALLVHQIMEMEQLDVLFTLARMEERVVLVCRSRVPEVDVGKIAEEFGGGGHPTAASASIRELTLVQVKEELLKLLARVIGEKFNAGAIMSAPVLDIAPDAPISAAAEMMSRFNINSLPVNSGDGDLEGIITRGVVERAILHHLSGSPVREYMLTEFQWVNEEAPLELVQEYIIEKHQRMLPVMDERKIIGVITRTDLLEAMHEDFKRTRAYEDFKGIEAAGTERARNIRELMKETLSERTLNVLVVAGEVSESMGFRAYLVGGLVRDIILRNKNQDVDLVVEGDGIEFGHRLASRLKARIRTHRKFQTAVLIMERGFKMDVATARTEYYEFPGAYPMVERGSIKLDLYRRDFSVNALAIRLNPGLFGQVVDFFGGQRDLKERTIRILHNLSFVDDPTRIIRAVRFEQKFGFKIGKHTQYLLKGAVRNGYLARAQGHRTFSELMAILKEARPERAFERMNQLGILPAIHPALAFDRKISENFEQVEKIHTWYGYLYLEKEPDISDIYFNTILLLRPTVARDEIMEVFQIEGHRQDTFRGRWSKITSTLKALAREDEPSIRHSRIARLLADLTTEDLLIIMALTKREGTARAVSLYLSRLRAIKSELDGKILQAMGYESGPIFRSILQAAQDARVDGEVKTLAEEKAWVKNHFPST; encoded by the coding sequence TTGGAAATTATAACCACGCACCTGAATGCCGACTTCGACGCCATGGCCTCCATGGTGGCGGCGAAGAAGCTCTATCCGAAGGCCCTTATGGTTTTTCCGGGCTCTCAGGAGAAGAACCTCCGGGAATTCCTGAGCAAAACCCTCCCTTCCGGGATCACTTTCCACCGTATAAGGGATATCGATCTTGACACCGTAACCAGGATGATACTGGTGGATATCAAGATCCAGGGAAGGCTCGGACCTCTTGACGCGGTGGCCGCAAGGGAGGACGTGGAACTGATTATCTATGACCACCATCCCGCGACGGATCGGGACTACTCCGGAAAGATCGAGATCCAGGACAGCGTTGGTGCGACAACAACCCTGCTGATTGAGGAGATCAGAAAAAGAAGGAAGAAAATCACGCCCGCGGAAGCAACTCTCATGGCCCACGGGATATATGAGGACACGGGTTCGTTGACCTTCTCCTCAACCACTCCCCGGGATCTCAATGCGGTGGCCTTTCTTCTGAAGAAGGGGGCCAAACTCGATCTTGTGCCGTCGTCCATCAGGAGGGACCTGGACGCAAAACAGGTGCAGCTCCTCAACGACCTCCTCAACTCCCTCGATATCCACGATATCCACGGCCTGCACGTGGCAATCACGGTTGGGAGCTCCGAGGAATACCTTGGAGAACTCGCTCTTCTCGTTCACCAGATAATGGAAATGGAGCAGCTGGATGTTCTTTTCACCCTTGCCAGGATGGAGGAACGGGTTGTTCTCGTCTGCCGGAGCAGGGTCCCGGAGGTCGATGTCGGGAAGATCGCCGAAGAGTTCGGCGGGGGCGGACATCCCACCGCCGCTTCCGCATCCATCAGGGAACTGACCCTGGTTCAGGTCAAAGAAGAACTGTTAAAGCTCCTTGCCCGGGTGATCGGCGAGAAATTCAATGCCGGCGCCATTATGTCAGCCCCGGTGCTGGACATTGCCCCCGACGCACCCATTTCAGCCGCTGCGGAGATGATGTCGAGGTTCAATATCAATTCCCTCCCGGTGAACAGCGGCGATGGCGATCTGGAGGGGATCATTACCAGAGGCGTGGTCGAAAGGGCTATTCTGCACCACCTGTCCGGTTCGCCTGTCAGGGAATACATGCTCACTGAATTCCAGTGGGTGAATGAGGAAGCTCCTCTCGAACTCGTCCAGGAATACATCATCGAGAAGCATCAACGAATGCTGCCCGTCATGGATGAACGGAAGATAATCGGCGTCATCACGAGGACGGATCTGCTGGAGGCGATGCACGAGGACTTCAAAAGGACACGGGCCTATGAGGATTTCAAGGGGATTGAGGCCGCCGGGACAGAGCGGGCCAGGAACATCCGTGAACTGATGAAGGAGACCCTGTCGGAAAGGACCCTCAATGTCCTGGTTGTCGCCGGAGAAGTGTCAGAGTCCATGGGTTTCAGAGCCTATCTGGTCGGGGGGCTCGTTCGCGACATCATCCTTCGGAACAAAAACCAGGATGTGGACCTGGTGGTGGAGGGTGACGGGATTGAATTCGGGCACAGGCTTGCAAGTCGGTTGAAGGCGAGAATAAGGACACACCGGAAGTTCCAGACAGCGGTCCTGATCATGGAACGGGGCTTCAAGATGGATGTTGCCACCGCCCGCACGGAGTACTATGAATTTCCCGGCGCCTACCCCATGGTGGAGAGGGGTTCCATCAAACTGGATCTGTACCGGCGTGATTTTTCCGTCAACGCCCTGGCAATCAGGCTCAATCCCGGGTTGTTCGGACAGGTTGTGGATTTTTTCGGCGGACAGCGCGACCTCAAGGAAAGAACGATCCGCATCCTTCACAACCTCAGTTTCGTAGATGATCCGACGAGGATAATCAGAGCAGTGCGATTTGAGCAGAAGTTTGGATTCAAGATAGGGAAGCACACCCAGTATCTCCTGAAAGGAGCGGTCAGGAACGGGTATCTGGCCCGGGCGCAGGGACATCGGACGTTTTCTGAACTGATGGCGATCCTCAAGGAAGCACGACCGGAAAGGGCATTTGAAAGGATGAACCAGCTCGGAATCCTTCCCGCGATCCATCCGGCGCTGGCATTCGACCGAAAGATCAGTGAGAATTTCGAGCAGGTGGAGAAGATCCACACCTGGTATGGATATCTCTACCTTGAGAAGGAGCCCGATATCTCCGACATCTATTTCAACACGATTCTCCTGCTCAGACCCACTGTGGCCAGGGACGAAATCATGGAGGTGTTTCAGATAGAAGGGCATCGGCAGGACACTTTCAGGGGAAGGTGGTCGAAGATCACATCCACGCTCAAAGCTCTTGCCCGGGAGGATGAGCCCTCGATCCGGCACAGCAGGATCGCCCGTCTTCTCGCCGATCTGACCACCGAGGACCTCCTCATCATCATGGCTCTGACAAAAAGGGAAGGAACCGCCAGAGCCGTATCCCTCTACCTTTCCCGGCTTCGGGCCATAAAAAGCGAGCTGGATGGAAAAATATTGCAGGCCATGGGGTATGAATCCGGGCCAATTTTCAGAAGCATCCTGCAGGCGGCGCAGGACGCGAGGGTTGACGGCGAGGTTAAAACCCTGGCTGAGGAGAAGGCATGGGTGAAAAATCATTTTCCCAGCACGTAA
- the xerD_2 gene encoding tyrosine recombinase XerD has translation MQPYVDTYLDYLLIEKGLSDNTLSAYRHDLQSYGEFLKGREVIDPGKVRSGDVISFISEMRRSGLSPRSIRRMVVSIRGFHRHLVSEGSSLVNPTENMGVMKVPRHLPGVLSTREVVRLLDQPDITTGSGVRDRAMLETLYAAGLRVSELIRIMDEEINLDGGYVRVTGKGDRERLAPLGSISMLWIQKYRSEVRPGLLKKNLSPFLFPGRGARGAISRQAVWQMVKTCARKADLGTAVSPHTFRHSFATHMLEGGADLRTVQILLGHASIATTQIYTHVSPDHLRETHRRFHPRG, from the coding sequence ATGCAACCATACGTCGACACCTACCTTGATTATCTTCTTATTGAGAAGGGTCTGTCGGACAACACCCTTTCAGCCTACCGCCACGACCTTCAATCCTATGGTGAATTTCTTAAAGGCCGGGAGGTCATCGATCCGGGGAAGGTGCGTTCAGGGGACGTAATATCTTTCATTTCCGAAATGCGCCGCTCGGGCCTTTCTCCCAGAAGCATACGGAGAATGGTGGTGTCCATTCGCGGGTTTCACAGGCATCTGGTGTCGGAAGGCTCATCCCTTGTTAACCCCACTGAAAATATGGGCGTCATGAAGGTCCCGAGGCATCTTCCCGGGGTCCTGAGCACCAGGGAGGTCGTGAGACTTCTCGATCAACCTGACATAACCACCGGTTCCGGCGTCAGGGACCGTGCCATGCTCGAAACCCTTTACGCGGCCGGCCTCAGAGTCTCCGAACTGATTCGGATCATGGATGAGGAGATAAACCTTGATGGCGGTTATGTCAGGGTAACGGGAAAAGGGGACAGGGAAAGGCTGGCTCCTTTGGGCTCGATTTCCATGCTTTGGATCCAGAAGTACCGTTCGGAGGTCCGGCCCGGTCTCCTTAAAAAAAACCTGTCACCGTTCCTCTTTCCGGGCCGCGGCGCTCGCGGCGCAATAAGCAGACAGGCCGTCTGGCAGATGGTCAAGACATGCGCCCGGAAGGCCGACCTTGGCACGGCTGTTTCACCGCACACCTTCCGCCACAGCTTTGCCACCCACATGCTGGAGGGTGGTGCGGATCTGAGAACCGTCCAGATACTGCTCGGTCACGCCAGCATTGCCACAACCCAGATTTACACCCATGTATCCCCCGACCATCTCCGTGAGACGCACCGTCGATTTCATCCGAGGGGATAG
- the mtnP gene encoding S-methyl-5'-thioadenosine phosphorylase — MMRNYLGIIGGSGLYEMEGLTKMETRRVSTPFGNPSDDIVTGMLNDVEMAFLPRHGRGHRLLPSEINYRANIFALKSLGVDSIISVSAVGSMKEEIKPGDMIVPFQFIDRTKGRPSTFFGEGIVAHVAFADPVCHPLSDILAACVEDDGETVHRGGTYLCMEGPQFSTRAESFLYRSWGVDVIGMTNIPEAKLVREAEMCYATLALATDYDCWHETEDDVSVEAILQIMHRNVEAAKRVLLRVSTMISEKAPCGCPESLKFAIITDPATITDETKEKLRPIIGKYV, encoded by the coding sequence ATGATGAGAAATTATCTTGGAATTATCGGAGGAAGCGGTCTGTACGAGATGGAGGGGCTCACCAAAATGGAAACCAGACGTGTTTCCACACCTTTCGGCAATCCATCGGATGATATTGTCACCGGGATGCTCAACGACGTGGAAATGGCGTTTTTGCCCCGCCACGGAAGGGGTCACCGGCTTCTTCCATCCGAAATCAACTATCGGGCCAACATTTTTGCACTGAAGTCCCTCGGGGTCGATTCCATCATCTCCGTTTCGGCCGTCGGGAGCATGAAGGAGGAGATCAAGCCGGGAGACATGATTGTCCCATTTCAGTTCATTGACAGGACCAAAGGGCGCCCCTCCACCTTTTTCGGGGAAGGTATCGTTGCCCATGTGGCTTTCGCCGATCCCGTCTGTCACCCTCTTTCTGACATACTTGCCGCCTGTGTCGAGGATGATGGTGAGACCGTTCACCGTGGAGGAACCTACCTGTGTATGGAAGGGCCCCAATTTTCCACCCGGGCCGAGTCTTTCCTTTATCGATCGTGGGGTGTGGACGTAATAGGGATGACCAACATTCCGGAGGCGAAACTCGTGCGGGAGGCGGAGATGTGCTACGCCACCCTGGCCCTTGCGACAGACTACGACTGCTGGCATGAAACGGAGGATGATGTTTCCGTGGAGGCGATCCTTCAGATCATGCACCGAAATGTGGAAGCGGCCAAAAGAGTCCTGCTCCGGGTGTCGACGATGATTTCCGAAAAGGCCCCGTGCGGGTGCCCGGAGTCGCTCAAATTTGCCATTATTACCGATCCTGCGACAATTACCGATGAGACAAAGGAAAAACTGCGGCCCATTATCGGCAAGTATGTCTGA
- a CDS encoding thioesterase superfamily protein, producing the protein MKQVLFDGCFVCGPDNRCGLNATFRTLENGEVEGIFTPKDVHCGYDGIVHGGVVMGFLDETLGRLSFAKDRLFLTHTLEVSFRQAAAPDVPLRAVAHLKEWKKRQFITEGTVFDSDGEIIATAKGRFLVMSEKMERDLLPEDRRIAGKSPMEKP; encoded by the coding sequence ATGAAACAGGTGCTTTTCGACGGATGCTTCGTGTGCGGGCCGGACAACCGATGTGGTCTTAACGCCACCTTCCGGACCCTTGAAAATGGCGAAGTGGAGGGCATTTTTACGCCGAAGGACGTTCACTGCGGTTACGATGGAATCGTTCATGGAGGGGTTGTAATGGGGTTCCTCGACGAGACCCTGGGCCGCCTGTCCTTTGCGAAGGATCGTCTGTTCCTGACGCACACACTGGAAGTGTCTTTTCGTCAGGCCGCAGCCCCTGATGTCCCGTTGAGGGCGGTGGCGCATCTCAAGGAGTGGAAAAAAAGGCAGTTCATCACGGAAGGGACGGTTTTTGATTCGGATGGAGAGATTATAGCCACGGCCAAGGGCCGTTTCCTGGTAATGAGCGAAAAAATGGAAAGGGACCTCTTGCCCGAGGACAGGAGGATTGCAGGAAAATCCCCTATGGAGAAGCCCTGA
- the queT gene encoding queuosine precursor transporter QueT: protein MQAQRLSRLSLVAALYVVLTYLANILGPGLNLGYGPIQIRISEGLTMLALFDPLMPLALYAGCLMANVIGGLGLPDIIFGPLLTVAAGYATWLTRRIPALPFVPPILFNALGVAGYLYFLLGINFGFAPVSGTGPFALILNLAASHPYWAMVFSIGIGQTISVVFFGLIFMKIWKRSGGIPEGGLGNRV, encoded by the coding sequence TTGCAGGCACAACGGCTTTCCCGTCTTTCCCTGGTGGCGGCCCTTTACGTTGTTCTCACCTACCTTGCCAACATTCTCGGACCCGGGTTGAACCTCGGTTACGGTCCTATCCAGATCCGCATATCCGAGGGCCTGACCATGTTGGCTCTCTTCGATCCGCTCATGCCGCTGGCCCTATACGCGGGCTGCCTGATGGCCAACGTCATCGGCGGCCTGGGCCTGCCGGACATCATCTTCGGTCCCCTCCTGACTGTAGCCGCGGGTTATGCCACATGGTTAACCCGGCGCATCCCGGCGCTCCCGTTTGTCCCCCCCATCCTTTTCAACGCCCTCGGGGTCGCCGGCTACCTCTATTTTCTCCTGGGGATCAACTTCGGCTTCGCCCCTGTTAGTGGAACCGGCCCTTTTGCCCTGATACTCAATCTGGCCGCTTCCCACCCATATTGGGCCATGGTGTTCTCCATCGGGATAGGACAGACGATCTCGGTAGTTTTCTTCGGGCTGATCTTCATGAAGATATGGAAAAGGTCGGGAGGGATCCCCGAAGGGGGCCTGGGAAACAGGGTTTAA
- the hupB gene encoding DNA-binding protein HU-beta, producing MNRSDLIAKMAADAGISKAAAERALNAFVDGVGETLKAGDKVSLVSFGTFSVSYRAARTGRNPRTGAKIDIPASKVPRFKPGKGLKDAIK from the coding sequence ATGAACAGAAGTGATCTGATTGCCAAGATGGCTGCCGATGCCGGGATCAGCAAAGCAGCGGCTGAAAGAGCCCTTAATGCCTTTGTTGACGGGGTTGGGGAAACATTGAAAGCCGGAGACAAGGTTTCTCTGGTCAGTTTTGGGACTTTCAGTGTCAGCTATCGTGCTGCAAGGACGGGGCGAAATCCCAGGACCGGCGCCAAGATTGACATTCCAGCCTCCAAGGTTCCAAGGTTCAAGCCTGGGAAAGGTCTCAAGGACGCCATCAAATAG
- the yycG_2 gene encoding sensor histidine kinase YycG: MLFGNVPHKRQVLFSIALFFIAAFVLTVSDYLTARKTIIKESGEYAGKIANYLSGMLPIRSLPDTGDFLPRESLPAYGEKIQNVIFSFHLTNIKVYSLDGKILFSLDSEMIGKTAKNHQALDRALEGVESSHVATSSYYQQVYGRGLNHPLLETYIPIHERTTGKIIGAFEIYQDYRPMRSHVRKETLRSSIAHNILLVVFVLLFFGYGRTTSRTIENERIKMINDLEDRIEERTSELTVSKKKIDDLLERTGRMYRDLKIADEYQKNFIGLVSHELKTPLTVIKGYLALLEDGVLKPGHPDTMAALETSLDEVGNLESIVNNIIELSQLDQNDQQVFREEIDVKVLLDDAVSLVGKEIRNQGVEVLINLPPGAMVIHSDRMKVLQVLNQLVSNAVKFSPDAGRITITAVPGESGLLFSISDDGVGIPESQLKDIFNRFYQVDITTTRNYEGTGLGLAIVRKIAELMGGRVWVDSREGVGSTFFFEVPEMK, encoded by the coding sequence ATGCTCTTCGGAAACGTCCCGCATAAGAGACAGGTCCTTTTTTCCATTGCTCTCTTTTTTATCGCCGCTTTCGTACTGACAGTGAGCGATTATTTGACGGCGCGGAAAACGATAATTAAGGAATCCGGGGAATACGCAGGGAAAATTGCGAATTACCTCAGCGGTATGCTGCCGATCCGTTCGTTGCCGGACACAGGTGATTTCCTGCCGAGAGAAAGCCTGCCTGCCTACGGCGAGAAAATCCAGAATGTCATTTTCAGCTTTCATTTGACAAACATCAAGGTCTATTCCCTTGATGGAAAGATCCTTTTCTCCCTGGATTCCGAAATGATCGGGAAGACCGCAAAAAATCACCAGGCGTTGGACCGGGCCCTTGAGGGGGTTGAGTCGTCCCATGTCGCCACATCATCCTATTACCAACAGGTCTACGGTCGCGGTTTGAACCATCCCTTGCTGGAAACCTACATTCCCATTCATGAACGAACCACTGGGAAAATTATCGGTGCGTTCGAGATATACCAGGATTATCGTCCCATGAGGTCCCATGTCAGAAAGGAAACTCTTCGGTCGAGCATCGCCCATAACATCCTCCTGGTGGTCTTTGTCCTCCTCTTTTTCGGGTACGGGCGGACCACATCCAGAACAATCGAGAACGAGCGAATTAAAATGATCAATGATCTCGAAGACCGCATTGAAGAAAGGACCTCCGAACTGACGGTGTCAAAGAAAAAAATCGATGATCTGCTCGAACGGACAGGCCGGATGTACAGGGACCTGAAAATTGCAGACGAATACCAGAAAAATTTTATCGGCCTGGTCAGTCATGAATTAAAGACTCCCCTCACTGTTATCAAGGGTTACCTTGCCCTGCTTGAGGATGGTGTATTGAAACCCGGGCATCCTGATACCATGGCGGCTCTGGAGACCAGTCTGGATGAGGTCGGCAATCTCGAGTCAATAGTAAACAACATCATTGAGCTGTCCCAGCTTGACCAGAATGATCAACAGGTTTTCAGGGAAGAGATCGATGTCAAAGTCCTTCTGGACGATGCGGTCTCATTGGTGGGGAAAGAGATCAGGAACCAGGGAGTCGAGGTACTTATCAACCTTCCACCCGGGGCCATGGTGATCCATTCCGACCGCATGAAAGTCCTTCAGGTCCTCAACCAGCTGGTCTCAAACGCGGTAAAATTTTCACCGGACGCTGGGAGAATTACTATCACAGCCGTTCCCGGCGAAAGCGGGCTGCTGTTTTCCATCAGTGATGATGGCGTTGGGATACCCGAGTCTCAGCTGAAAGATATTTTCAACCGCTTCTATCAGGTAGACATCACCACAACGAGGAACTATGAGGGAACAGGTCTGGGGTTGGCCATCGTCCGAAAAATAGCGGAGCTTATGGGCGGCAGAGTCTGGGTTGACAGCCGGGAAGGGGTCGGCAGCACCTTTTTCTTCGAAGTGCCGGAGATGAAATAA